From the genome of Halorussus caseinilyticus, one region includes:
- a CDS encoding DUF3179 domain-containing protein, with protein MELTSRRGFVATAAGVALAGLAGCIGGVTSQGADGHEGRGTGDDAQSTARGPRKQGVPIRSSPLPVEYEFSTLREEVLSGGPPKDGIPSIDDPKFRSAENADEDLRDADVVFGLVRNGEAKAYPQKILVHHEITNDAVGGEPVAVTYCPLTGTAMGFRRGETTFGVSGKLLNNNLVMYDRETDSRWPQVLGTAISGAFEGESLREFRLVWTTWKRWKQAHPETRVLSEETGYVRNYGQDPYGSYVPNPSGYYVRDSTLFPPLRSDGRLPNKRVVAGARTGAGRIAFDKSALREAGLLSGSVGDTPHLAVYDAELDAAYVYRNPDGASFDYEDGRAVAGDGTRHDPADLPLLGVYAFDAMWFAWAGFYPSTGLVTGEGESG; from the coding sequence ATGGAACTGACTTCGAGGCGAGGATTCGTAGCGACGGCGGCGGGGGTGGCGCTCGCGGGACTCGCGGGATGCATCGGCGGCGTGACCTCACAGGGGGCCGACGGGCACGAGGGGCGAGGAACGGGCGACGACGCCCAATCGACCGCCCGCGGCCCGCGGAAGCAGGGCGTGCCGATTCGGTCGTCGCCACTGCCGGTCGAGTACGAGTTCTCGACCCTCCGGGAGGAAGTCCTGTCGGGCGGCCCGCCGAAGGACGGCATCCCCTCCATCGACGACCCGAAGTTCCGGAGTGCCGAGAACGCCGACGAGGACTTGCGGGACGCAGACGTGGTGTTCGGACTCGTCCGGAACGGCGAGGCAAAGGCCTACCCGCAGAAGATTCTGGTCCACCACGAGATTACCAACGACGCGGTGGGCGGCGAACCCGTCGCCGTGACCTACTGTCCGCTGACCGGCACCGCGATGGGGTTCCGGCGCGGCGAGACCACCTTCGGCGTGTCGGGCAAGTTGCTGAACAACAACCTCGTGATGTACGACCGCGAGACCGACAGTCGGTGGCCCCAAGTTCTCGGGACCGCGATTTCCGGGGCGTTCGAGGGCGAGTCGCTCCGGGAGTTCCGACTGGTGTGGACGACGTGGAAACGGTGGAAGCAGGCCCATCCCGAGACCCGCGTTCTCTCGGAGGAGACGGGCTACGTCCGCAACTACGGCCAAGACCCCTACGGCTCCTACGTCCCGAACCCCAGCGGCTACTACGTCCGGGACTCGACGCTGTTCCCGCCGCTCCGGAGCGACGGCCGACTGCCGAACAAGCGCGTCGTCGCGGGTGCCCGGACCGGCGCGGGCCGAATCGCCTTCGACAAGTCGGCCCTTCGGGAGGCGGGTCTCCTGTCGGGGTCGGTCGGGGACACGCCGCATCTGGCCGTCTACGACGCCGAACTCGACGCGGCCTACGTCTACCGGAACCCCGACGGCGCGTCGTTCGACTACGAGGACGGGCGGGCCGTCGCGGGCGACGGGACGCGCCACGACCCCGCGGACCTGCCGCTCTTGGGCGTGTACGCCTTCGACGCGATGTGGTTCGCGTGGGCGGGGTTCTACCCGAGTAC
- a CDS encoding group I truncated hemoglobin — protein sequence MSESLYERLGGRDEISAVVGDFYDRVLGDDRVSHFFEDADVSALRSHQTQFLAAATGGSDGYDGADLSSAHAHLDIDRRDFGIVADHLDAALAEFDAPAADREEVVAAVAELEPAIVSGGRE from the coding sequence GTGTCCGAGAGTCTTTACGAGCGTCTCGGCGGTCGAGACGAGATTTCGGCCGTCGTCGGGGATTTCTACGACCGCGTTCTCGGCGACGACCGGGTTAGTCACTTTTTTGAGGACGCCGACGTGTCCGCGCTCCGGTCCCACCAGACGCAGTTTCTCGCCGCCGCGACCGGCGGGTCGGACGGGTACGACGGCGCGGACCTCTCGTCGGCCCACGCCCACCTCGACATCGACCGCCGGGACTTCGGAATCGTCGCCGACCACTTAGACGCGGCCCTCGCGGAGTTCGACGCTCCGGCGGCCGATAGAGAGGAAGTCGTCGCCGCAGTCGCGGAACTCGAACCTGCCATCGTCTCGGGCGGACGAGAGTGA
- a CDS encoding response regulator, whose amino-acid sequence MKTGILIVDDSEFMRQRVKSALADDEYRIVAEAPNGAWAIQKYKENADDIDLILMDIVMRKANGLKATAAIKKLDDDVRVIMCTSVGQRQKIQLAARAGADAYITKPFEDDELTDAIDGVVTG is encoded by the coding sequence ATGAAGACCGGGATTCTCATCGTGGACGACTCGGAGTTCATGCGACAGCGAGTGAAGAGCGCCTTGGCCGACGACGAGTACCGAATCGTCGCCGAAGCGCCCAACGGCGCGTGGGCTATCCAGAAGTACAAGGAGAACGCAGACGACATCGACCTCATCCTGATGGACATCGTGATGCGGAAGGCGAACGGACTGAAGGCCACCGCCGCCATCAAGAAACTGGACGACGACGTACGGGTCATCATGTGTACCAGCGTCGGTCAGCGACAGAAGATTCAGTTGGCGGCCCGCGCCGGGGCCGACGCCTACATCACCAAACCGTTCGAGGACGACGAACTCACCGACGCCATCGACGGGGTGGTCACGGGATGA
- a CDS encoding ATP-binding protein: MVPTDDAFYRETKSQIRALNDGLLAVEDDAENVAVAELFRVAHSLKGSCRTHGLDEAGALAHAVEDALDALRGGEVRPTPTLIDETLDAVDLLEATVRADATGGEVETDPEAIRASLRATLDAERDRVQTDSDALPDSAAADFGESGGDWDPADDGLSDDVVAALEDTAEFDDIDSLLDGMDAPEDDAELDGWGMLGDGDDSPGASADDSPAGDPADDSGSAETPDRPSAFFEETKAEIDESGDIHDLQEDIDAVEFGEFDDEDNYTIEELMDLEPGESPDETPEDGPPSSATDTESPSDGDPLDLSADLLGSADADDGVADAGDEVSEEATETGTFVFGETEDEGTESEQTPGTESEQTPGTESEPGSLADASEPADVEVPDHADMAADSDAGASESASVGDAGSETDSVPDRDSVPETDSVPDDVPELDALSEEGNDSVSDAEDEPDSVPDDGGVPDPDSMPETDLGMDLSGEFDAGLGPGGESEAGIAGDTGLAADTGMDVSVDEEMAEFESRFGDLLGTGPGGDDDGEEGAVFRSAVATIEESSLDAEGFPTGGADRSAETGEFDRLQSMSVDVDTADRLLNVAEELSLTHLRLDEAVGPETDEDIREEVSNLLRVVTEYRRTVVDVRLTPLETAIDAIPRTVRDVARSQGKEVELVVNDADVELDRSIVDRLRDPLVHLARNAVDHGIESPDEREALGKAPEGTVAVAAERVGDEVVVELSDDGRGVDPEAVRERAVERAVVEPGEAEQLSDSETYDLLFEPGFTTSEEVTDVSGRGVGMDVVNRTIADLNGTVTVESEPNVGTTVRLTVPVSIALTEVLFVEAAGQTFGVPMTAVEQITPAPPVESDGDREVVRRSNLDLVGGLPEGVEADDAYPFVRLASALDIAESGRESDDGQIVWIRTQTGRLAVRCDRVVASQEVVVRPYGDLLRDVPGVSGATTLGDGRAVNVLDVATL; the protein is encoded by the coding sequence ATGGTCCCGACTGACGACGCCTTCTATCGGGAGACCAAATCACAGATTCGGGCGCTGAACGACGGTCTGCTCGCCGTCGAGGACGACGCCGAGAACGTGGCAGTCGCCGAACTGTTCCGCGTGGCCCACTCGCTCAAGGGGTCGTGTCGGACTCACGGACTGGACGAGGCGGGTGCGCTCGCTCACGCCGTCGAGGACGCCCTCGACGCGCTTCGCGGCGGCGAAGTGCGACCGACCCCGACCCTGATAGACGAGACGTTGGATGCCGTGGACCTCCTCGAAGCGACGGTCCGGGCCGACGCAACCGGCGGCGAGGTGGAGACCGACCCCGAAGCGATTCGGGCGTCGCTCCGGGCCACCCTCGACGCGGAACGCGACCGAGTGCAGACCGATTCGGACGCCCTCCCCGATTCCGCGGCGGCCGACTTCGGCGAGTCCGGCGGCGACTGGGACCCTGCGGACGACGGCCTGAGCGACGACGTGGTTGCGGCCCTCGAAGACACCGCCGAGTTCGACGACATCGACTCGCTCCTCGACGGGATGGACGCGCCCGAGGACGACGCGGAACTCGACGGGTGGGGGATGTTGGGCGACGGGGACGACTCGCCCGGCGCTTCGGCGGACGACTCCCCGGCAGGCGACCCCGCGGACGACTCCGGGTCCGCCGAGACTCCCGACCGACCGTCGGCCTTTTTCGAGGAGACGAAAGCCGAAATCGACGAGTCGGGCGACATCCACGACTTGCAGGAGGACATCGACGCGGTGGAGTTCGGCGAGTTCGACGACGAGGACAACTACACCATCGAGGAGTTGATGGACCTCGAACCCGGCGAGAGTCCGGACGAGACACCGGAGGACGGACCCCCGTCGTCCGCGACGGACACCGAGTCGCCCTCGGACGGCGACCCACTGGACCTGTCGGCAGACCTGCTCGGGTCGGCCGACGCCGACGATGGAGTGGCCGACGCGGGCGACGAGGTGTCCGAGGAAGCGACCGAGACCGGCACGTTCGTCTTCGGCGAGACGGAAGACGAGGGAACCGAGTCGGAGCAGACGCCGGGTACCGAGTCGGAGCAGACGCCGGGTACCGAGTCGGAACCGGGTTCGCTCGCGGACGCGAGCGAACCCGCGGACGTGGAGGTGCCCGACCACGCGGACATGGCCGCGGACTCGGACGCGGGCGCGTCCGAGTCCGCGAGCGTGGGCGACGCGGGGAGCGAGACCGATTCGGTGCCGGACCGGGATTCGGTCCCCGAGACCGATTCGGTGCCCGACGACGTTCCGGAACTCGACGCGCTCTCGGAGGAGGGAAACGACTCGGTTTCGGACGCCGAGGACGAACCGGACTCGGTGCCGGATGACGGTGGGGTTCCCGACCCCGACTCGATGCCCGAGACCGACCTCGGGATGGACCTGTCCGGGGAGTTCGACGCGGGTCTCGGTCCCGGTGGCGAGAGCGAGGCGGGCATCGCGGGCGACACCGGACTCGCCGCCGACACCGGCATGGACGTGTCCGTGGACGAGGAGATGGCCGAGTTCGAATCGCGGTTCGGCGACTTGCTCGGCACCGGGCCGGGAGGCGACGACGACGGCGAGGAGGGGGCCGTCTTCCGGTCGGCGGTGGCGACCATCGAGGAGAGCAGTCTCGACGCCGAGGGGTTCCCGACCGGCGGGGCCGACCGGTCGGCCGAGACCGGGGAGTTCGACCGCCTCCAGTCGATGAGCGTGGACGTGGACACCGCCGACCGACTCCTGAACGTCGCCGAGGAGTTGTCGCTGACCCACCTCCGACTGGACGAGGCCGTCGGTCCCGAGACCGACGAGGACATCCGCGAGGAAGTCTCGAACCTCCTGCGGGTCGTCACCGAGTACCGACGGACGGTCGTTGACGTGCGCCTGACGCCACTCGAAACCGCCATCGACGCGATTCCCCGGACCGTCCGGGACGTGGCGCGCTCGCAGGGCAAGGAGGTCGAACTCGTCGTGAACGACGCCGACGTGGAACTCGACCGCTCCATCGTGGACCGTCTGCGCGACCCGCTGGTCCACCTCGCGCGCAACGCCGTGGACCACGGCATCGAGTCGCCCGACGAGCGAGAGGCGCTCGGCAAGGCACCCGAGGGAACCGTCGCCGTCGCCGCCGAACGCGTCGGCGACGAGGTGGTCGTCGAACTCTCGGACGACGGCCGGGGCGTGGACCCCGAGGCGGTCCGCGAGCGAGCGGTCGAGCGCGCGGTAGTCGAACCCGGGGAGGCCGAGCAGTTGAGCGACTCCGAGACCTACGACCTGCTCTTCGAACCCGGATTCACGACCAGCGAGGAAGTGACCGACGTGAGCGGCCGCGGCGTCGGCATGGACGTGGTGAACCGGACGATAGCCGACCTCAACGGCACCGTGACCGTCGAGAGCGAACCGAACGTCGGGACCACGGTCCGACTCACGGTCCCGGTGTCTATCGCGCTGACCGAAGTGCTGTTCGTGGAGGCCGCCGGGCAGACCTTCGGCGTCCCGATGACCGCCGTCGAGCAGATTACCCCCGCGCCGCCAGTCGAGTCCGACGGCGACCGCGAGGTGGTTCGGCGGTCGAACCTCGACCTCGTGGGCGGCCTGCCCGAGGGCGTCGAGGCCGACGACGCCTACCCGTTCGTGCGACTGGCGTCGGCGCTGGACATCGCCGAATCCGGGCGCGAATCCGACGACGGCCAAATCGTCTGGATTCGGACCCAGACCGGGCGACTCGCTGTCCGGTGTGACCGCGTGGTCGCGTCCCAAGAGGTCGTGGTCCGGCCCTACGGCGACCTGCTCCGGGACGTGCCGGGCGTCAGCGGCGCGACGACGCTCGGCGACGGACGGGCCGTGAACGTGCTGGACGTGGCAACGCTATGA
- a CDS encoding chemotaxis protein CheC yields the protein MKLDVDTLGTFYEMAREGAGLAANRLSSMTDIPARVNVTHLNFTRDASIARELPDTEWVGVRVGLSDGFGGTSILLFDAESAATIASAVIDGIPTVEDGTLHDSAVTEIAQIMNNGFVDGWANVLDTNIDVSAPTYVAADTPDEFLAESALAVGDGAPGDGPSEDGASGVAGGDAGRASDELAVLFRNNLEAVGEELAFRHYLVPDGETVRRLFRARSEDRAIEFEKLVGFDRIAQRGATQVAANLTQMTGIEMDVDIRRINFISLDAIPSEVSTERKIGVAFSFAGMPSGYLLFLFGEGSAERLVARSVETRTAAGLGEFERDAIQELSNVMASGMLDGWANLLDTTIDHSTPAYAHDMGAAVVDPLVVGLGGSQEFAFVFDTRIEAVETEVDLDIYVIPDEEDLRQALGAFDVDRVAETRPEADTDLSDEDVDLDYWESL from the coding sequence ATGAAACTCGACGTGGACACCCTCGGGACGTTCTACGAGATGGCCCGCGAGGGGGCCGGACTCGCCGCGAATCGGCTGAGTTCGATGACCGACATCCCGGCGCGGGTCAACGTCACCCACCTCAACTTCACGCGGGACGCCTCCATCGCCCGCGAGTTGCCCGACACCGAGTGGGTCGGCGTCCGGGTCGGTCTCTCCGACGGGTTCGGCGGGACCTCGATTCTGCTGTTCGACGCCGAGAGCGCCGCCACCATCGCGTCGGCGGTCATCGACGGCATCCCGACCGTAGAGGACGGGACGCTCCACGACAGCGCCGTGACCGAAATCGCCCAAATCATGAACAACGGGTTCGTTGACGGGTGGGCGAACGTGCTGGACACCAACATCGACGTGTCGGCCCCGACCTACGTCGCGGCCGACACTCCCGACGAGTTCCTCGCAGAGTCGGCGCTGGCGGTCGGGGACGGTGCGCCCGGAGACGGTCCCTCCGAGGACGGCGCGTCCGGCGTCGCCGGAGGTGACGCCGGACGCGCCAGCGACGAACTCGCGGTCCTGTTCCGGAACAACCTCGAAGCGGTCGGCGAGGAACTCGCGTTCCGCCACTACCTCGTCCCCGACGGCGAGACGGTCCGGCGACTCTTCCGGGCGCGGTCGGAGGACCGCGCCATCGAGTTCGAGAAGTTGGTCGGGTTCGACCGCATCGCCCAACGCGGCGCGACGCAGGTGGCGGCCAACCTCACGCAGATGACCGGCATCGAGATGGACGTGGACATCCGGCGCATCAACTTCATCTCGCTCGACGCGATTCCGAGCGAGGTCTCGACCGAGCGCAAAATCGGCGTAGCGTTCAGTTTCGCGGGGATGCCCAGCGGCTATCTCCTGTTCCTGTTCGGCGAGGGGTCGGCCGAGCGACTCGTCGCTCGGAGCGTCGAGACCCGGACCGCCGCCGGACTCGGGGAGTTCGAACGCGACGCGATTCAGGAACTCTCGAACGTGATGGCCAGCGGGATGTTGGACGGGTGGGCCAACCTGCTGGACACCACCATCGACCACTCGACGCCCGCCTACGCCCACGACATGGGCGCGGCGGTGGTGGACCCCCTCGTGGTCGGACTCGGCGGGTCTCAGGAGTTCGCGTTCGTCTTCGACACCCGCATCGAAGCGGTCGAGACCGAGGTGGACCTCGACATCTACGTCATCCCCGACGAGGAGGACCTGCGACAGGCCCTCGGCGCGTTCGACGTGGACCGCGTGGCCGAGACCCGACCCGAGGCCGACACGGACCTCTCGGACGAGGACGTGGATTTGGACTACTGGGAATCACTTTGA
- a CDS encoding heme NO-binding domain-containing protein, translating into MHGIVLKGLKDFVTAEYDREAWRAIQDAAGLGGEVYVPITEYDDADALALVEAASDVTGEDVSDLLDAFGRFLVPPLVETYGVHVEEDWTGLELVANVEAYIHEALRAKQLSTYTPPALASEWVGDDRVRVTYASDRELCSLAVGLLRGVESYYDAAFEIEERTCMHDGDDRCELVVRQ; encoded by the coding sequence GTGCATGGCATCGTGCTGAAGGGTCTGAAGGACTTCGTGACCGCCGAGTACGACCGCGAGGCGTGGCGGGCGATACAGGACGCCGCCGGTCTCGGCGGAGAAGTCTACGTCCCCATCACCGAGTACGACGACGCCGACGCCCTCGCGCTGGTCGAGGCCGCCTCGGACGTTACCGGTGAGGACGTGTCGGACCTCCTCGACGCGTTCGGTCGGTTCCTCGTGCCGCCGCTGGTCGAAACTTACGGCGTCCACGTCGAGGAGGACTGGACCGGTCTCGAACTCGTCGCCAACGTCGAGGCGTACATCCACGAGGCCCTGCGCGCCAAGCAGTTGTCCACCTACACGCCGCCCGCCCTCGCCTCCGAGTGGGTCGGCGACGACCGGGTGAGAGTGACCTACGCCTCCGACCGGGAACTCTGTTCGCTGGCGGTGGGTCTGCTCCGCGGCGTCGAATCGTACTACGACGCGGCGTTCGAAATCGAGGAACGGACGTGCATGCACGACGGCGACGACCGGTGTGAACTCGTCGTCCGGCAGTGA
- a CDS encoding methyl-accepting chemotaxis protein has translation MSNFARAVVPAFLGRRYALKFGLTMVAVGAVAAGGVYATGQFDRRVVGATLGGALLAGLVGTTVSWRTSRSLDRLVASADRRAEGEDPEFDTPRVDCVGRVADSMADTHETLLDQHRARLAAEDRNARVEQTAEQYGEVMRRCADGELDRRMDPSSDSEAMNRVATEFNEMIAEFEETVENLTRFANEVATYSQEVTLSTEEVSDGSLRVVDSLRDISVDAETQTDDLQAATDQMNRLSTAVQEVAASTDDVASIAERTAETGREGRAAATDAVEGMNDIENESEETVEAIESLESEVQQVDELIDFISEIAEQTNMLALNAHIEASRAGEQGAGFAAVANEIKELAERTKEAAADIEQRLKQIQRHTDRTVDEVRDTSARISQQTDSVENAAEALADIAGYAQETNAGVQEISDATREQADSTEEALEMVEDAAAVSEGITNEAETVAASAESQTTALSQVSNSASDLAEQATRLSTALDDFDTDDAVLGDDETEADADGEIDPDEIDPDEIDPDEIAQTTAESIDPLADAADAEPPAETPEPDGGEPAELVGDEEA, from the coding sequence ATGTCTAACTTTGCGCGCGCAGTCGTCCCCGCCTTCCTCGGGCGGCGCTACGCCCTGAAGTTCGGTCTGACGATGGTGGCGGTCGGCGCAGTCGCGGCGGGAGGCGTGTACGCGACCGGGCAGTTCGACCGACGTGTCGTCGGCGCGACCCTCGGCGGCGCACTCCTCGCGGGTCTCGTCGGAACGACCGTCTCGTGGCGGACCAGTCGGTCGCTCGACCGACTGGTGGCGAGCGCCGACCGGCGGGCCGAGGGCGAGGACCCCGAGTTCGACACGCCTCGCGTCGATTGCGTCGGCCGAGTGGCCGACTCGATGGCCGACACCCACGAGACGCTTCTCGACCAGCACCGGGCCAGACTCGCCGCCGAGGACCGCAACGCCCGCGTCGAACAGACCGCCGAGCAGTACGGCGAGGTCATGCGCCGGTGCGCCGACGGCGAGTTGGACCGGCGTATGGACCCGAGTTCCGACAGCGAGGCGATGAACCGGGTCGCCACGGAGTTCAACGAGATGATAGCGGAGTTCGAGGAGACCGTCGAGAACCTGACCCGGTTCGCCAACGAGGTGGCGACCTACAGCCAAGAGGTCACGCTCAGCACCGAGGAGGTCAGCGACGGGAGTTTGCGCGTCGTGGACTCGCTCCGGGACATCTCGGTGGACGCCGAGACCCAGACCGACGACCTACAGGCCGCCACAGACCAGATGAACCGACTCTCGACGGCGGTGCAGGAAGTCGCGGCCTCGACCGACGACGTGGCGTCCATCGCCGAGCGAACCGCCGAGACCGGCCGCGAGGGTCGGGCGGCCGCGACCGACGCGGTGGAGGGGATGAACGACATCGAAAACGAGTCCGAGGAGACGGTCGAGGCCATCGAGAGCCTCGAATCCGAGGTCCAGCAGGTGGACGAACTCATCGACTTCATCTCGGAAATCGCCGAGCAGACCAACATGCTCGCGCTCAACGCCCACATCGAGGCCTCGCGCGCTGGCGAACAGGGCGCTGGCTTCGCGGCGGTCGCCAACGAAATCAAGGAGTTGGCCGAGCGCACCAAGGAGGCCGCCGCCGACATCGAACAGCGCCTCAAGCAGATTCAGCGCCACACCGACCGGACCGTAGACGAGGTTCGGGACACCAGCGCCCGCATCTCCCAGCAGACCGATTCGGTCGAGAACGCGGCCGAGGCGCTCGCGGACATCGCGGGCTACGCCCAAGAGACCAACGCGGGCGTCCAAGAAATCTCGGACGCGACCCGAGAGCAAGCCGACTCCACCGAGGAAGCCCTCGAAATGGTCGAAGACGCCGCGGCAGTCAGCGAGGGCATCACCAACGAGGCCGAGACGGTGGCCGCCTCCGCCGAGTCCCAGACGACGGCGCTCTCGCAGGTTTCGAACAGCGCGAGCGACCTCGCCGAGCAAGCGACCCGACTCAGCACCGCGTTGGACGACTTCGACACAGACGACGCGGTACTGGGCGACGACGAGACCGAAGCGGACGCCGACGGCGAAATCGACCCGGACGAAATCGACCCGGACGAAATCGACCCGGACGAAATCGCCCAGACGACGGCCGAAAGCATCGACCCACTGGCCGACGCCGCTGACGCCGAACCACCTGCCGAGACGCCCGAACCCGACGGCGGTGAACCGGCCGAACTCGTCGGCGACGAGGAGGCCTGA
- a CDS encoding chemotaxis protein CheW, which produces MSGELSSAPTPDTGDDRREWVEFVRFGLGGGDYGLELGRVEQILDGPAVTPVPQTGPAIAGVANLGGEIPVVVDGRALLELPARAPDAETTLLLLDRGEGRPTGLLVDEVVGIDAHHVGRIDAPDASDWEPPVRRRWFRAVVDDDRSGRSLGVFDLDVLVAKVRSQA; this is translated from the coding sequence ATGAGCGGCGAACTGTCGAGCGCGCCGACTCCCGACACCGGCGACGACAGGCGCGAGTGGGTCGAGTTCGTGCGCTTCGGTCTCGGTGGCGGCGACTACGGTCTCGAACTCGGCCGCGTCGAGCAGATACTCGACGGCCCGGCGGTGACGCCGGTACCTCAGACCGGTCCCGCCATCGCGGGCGTGGCGAACCTCGGCGGCGAGATTCCGGTCGTCGTGGACGGTCGAGCGCTGTTGGAACTTCCCGCCCGCGCGCCCGACGCCGAGACGACCCTCCTGCTTCTGGACCGCGGCGAGGGTCGGCCGACCGGTCTGCTCGTGGACGAGGTGGTCGGCATCGACGCCCACCACGTCGGGCGCATCGACGCCCCGGACGCCAGCGACTGGGAACCCCCCGTCAGGCGGCGGTGGTTCCGCGCCGTGGTGGACGACGACCGGAGCGGCCGGTCGCTCGGGGTGTTCGACCTCGACGTACTCGTCGCCAAAGTGAGGTCTCAAGCATGA
- a CDS encoding chemotaxis protein CheC produces MVRPGARGTRTDARGTRTDARETRTDAPAPATGARSAESAPSGADSAEQSGSDPAAGESSGSDPAIPLKTLAVLNWLGDRGVTGVEDRLNDVLDDDLTVTTEQVKIGYAEKETVAAQFRANERAGARVLLSKPLVGNVLVVFPMGGANKAAALMLQRAVEDLSSVSTEMGRDALTELCNMMANGFVDEWAALFDTTIDTGSPVPVQDPERTLVARILKQYGVGLFIRSRLRIPRHDVNAAIYVFPGKAEFLDKLSGVGLEVID; encoded by the coding sequence ATGGTACGTCCGGGCGCACGCGGGACGCGGACGGACGCTCGCGGGACGCGGACGGACGCTCGCGAGACGCGGACGGACGCACCCGCACCCGCGACGGGGGCGCGCTCGGCGGAGTCCGCGCCGTCTGGCGCGGACTCCGCCGAGCAATCCGGGTCCGACCCTGCCGCCGGAGAGTCGTCCGGGTCGGACCCCGCGATACCGCTGAAGACGCTCGCGGTGCTGAACTGGCTCGGCGACAGGGGCGTCACCGGCGTCGAGGACCGACTCAACGACGTGCTGGACGACGACCTGACGGTGACGACCGAGCAGGTCAAAATCGGCTACGCCGAGAAAGAGACCGTCGCCGCGCAGTTCCGGGCGAACGAGCGCGCCGGGGCGCGGGTCCTGCTGAGCAAGCCCCTCGTCGGGAACGTGCTGGTCGTCTTCCCGATGGGGGGCGCGAACAAGGCCGCGGCGCTGATGCTCCAGCGAGCGGTCGAGGACCTCTCGTCGGTCTCGACGGAGATGGGCCGGGACGCGCTGACCGAACTCTGCAACATGATGGCCAACGGGTTCGTGGACGAGTGGGCCGCGCTGTTCGACACGACCATCGACACGGGGTCGCCCGTTCCCGTGCAGGACCCCGAGCGAACGCTGGTCGCGCGCATCCTCAAGCAGTACGGCGTCGGCCTGTTCATCCGGTCTCGCCTCCGCATCCCCCGCCACGACGTGAACGCCGCCATCTACGTGTTCCCCGGCAAGGCGGAGTTCCTCGACAAGCTATCGGGGGTCGGACTGGAGGTCATCGACTGA
- a CDS encoding chemotaxis protein CheD, producing METYESDPERPDRERRMVGVSEYEVVADGETLVAYGLGACVGLAVYDPESAVGGLAHAMLPRRSEGDGTGDGKYVDAAVETMLREAVSAGASYTALEGYVVGGSDLLDLRELPREVSDDNVATARRAFAELDVPVEGEDVGGSRGRTVEFDTETGRIAVVTVYDPEPILLREGDGGD from the coding sequence ATGGAGACCTACGAGAGCGACCCCGAGCGACCCGACCGCGAGCGCCGGATGGTCGGCGTCTCGGAGTACGAGGTTGTCGCGGACGGCGAGACGCTGGTCGCCTACGGTCTCGGCGCGTGCGTCGGTCTGGCAGTCTACGACCCCGAGAGCGCGGTCGGCGGACTGGCCCACGCGATGCTCCCCCGGCGGTCGGAGGGCGACGGCACCGGCGACGGCAAGTACGTGGACGCCGCGGTCGAGACCATGCTCCGCGAGGCGGTGTCGGCGGGCGCGAGTTACACCGCGCTGGAGGGGTACGTCGTCGGCGGGAGCGACCTGCTGGACCTCCGGGAACTCCCCCGCGAGGTCAGCGACGACAACGTTGCGACCGCCCGCCGCGCCTTCGCGGAACTCGACGTGCCGGTAGAGGGCGAGGACGTGGGCGGGAGCAGGGGCCGGACCGTGGAGTTCGACACCGAAACCGGCCGCATCGCGGTCGTAACCGTCTACGACCCGGAGCCGATTCTGCTTCGAGAGGGCGACGGCGGGGACTGA
- the msrA gene encoding peptide-methionine (S)-S-oxide reductase MsrA: MTPDANTETATLGGGCFWCVEAAFKELDGVREVTSGYAGGHVEDPTYEAVCSGDTGHAEVVQVEYDPEVLSYEDVLKVFFTVHDPTQLNRQGPDVGTQYRSAVFYHDDDQKETVQRFVRELDAEGAYDGDEIVTEVEPLEAFYEAEEYHQDYYEKNPNDRYCSIQAEPKVQKVREKFGEKVKNR; the protein is encoded by the coding sequence ATGACTCCAGACGCGAACACCGAGACGGCCACCCTCGGCGGCGGGTGCTTCTGGTGCGTGGAAGCGGCGTTCAAGGAACTCGACGGCGTGCGCGAGGTCACGTCGGGGTACGCGGGCGGCCACGTCGAGGACCCGACCTACGAGGCGGTCTGCTCGGGCGACACCGGCCACGCCGAAGTCGTACAGGTCGAGTACGACCCCGAGGTGCTGAGTTACGAGGACGTGCTGAAGGTGTTTTTCACGGTCCACGACCCGACCCAGTTGAACCGGCAGGGTCCCGACGTGGGCACCCAGTACCGGTCGGCCGTCTTCTACCACGACGACGACCAGAAAGAGACCGTCCAGCGGTTCGTCCGCGAGTTGGACGCCGAAGGTGCCTACGACGGCGACGAAATCGTGACCGAGGTCGAACCGCTGGAGGCGTTCTACGAGGCCGAGGAGTACCATCAGGACTACTACGAGAAGAACCCCAACGACCGGTACTGCTCGATTCAGGCCGAACCCAAGGTCCAGAAGGTTCGGGAGAAGTTCGGGGAGAAAGTAAAGAACCGCTGA